A genomic segment from Stenotrophomonas maltophilia encodes:
- the rfbB gene encoding dTDP-glucose 4,6-dehydratase: MPTWLVTGGAGFIGGNFVLEAVARGIKVVNLDVLTYAGNLKTLSSLEGNPDHVFVQGDIGDRDLVARLLAEHQPDAVLNFAAESHVDRSIDGPGAFIQTNVVGTLGLLEAVRDYWKALPAGPGAAFRFLHVSTDEVYGTLGETGKFSETTPYAPNSPYSASKAASDHLVRAFHHTYGLPVLTTNCSNNYGPYHFPEKLIPLVIAKALAGEPLPVYGDGKQVRDWLFVSDHCEAIRTVLAKGQVGETYNVGGNSEKQNIEVVQAICALLDQRRPRADGQPRSSQITYVTDRPGHDRRYAIDASKLKNDLGWEPAYTFEQGITFTVDWYLDNQEWVNGVLDGSYRLQRIGTAA; encoded by the coding sequence AACCTTGATGTGCTGACGTACGCCGGCAACCTGAAGACTCTGTCCAGCCTGGAGGGCAACCCCGACCACGTGTTCGTGCAAGGCGACATCGGCGACCGTGATCTGGTCGCCCGCCTGCTGGCCGAGCACCAGCCGGACGCGGTGCTGAACTTCGCCGCCGAAAGCCATGTCGATCGTTCCATCGATGGCCCGGGTGCGTTCATCCAGACCAACGTGGTGGGCACCCTGGGCCTGCTGGAAGCGGTGCGCGACTACTGGAAGGCGCTGCCGGCCGGGCCGGGCGCCGCCTTCCGCTTCCTGCATGTGTCCACTGACGAGGTGTACGGCACCCTGGGTGAGACCGGCAAGTTCAGCGAAACCACGCCGTACGCTCCGAATTCCCCGTATTCGGCGTCGAAGGCCGCTTCGGACCACTTGGTCCGCGCCTTCCACCACACCTACGGGCTGCCGGTGCTGACCACCAACTGCTCGAACAACTACGGTCCGTACCACTTCCCGGAGAAGCTGATCCCGCTTGTGATCGCCAAGGCGCTGGCCGGCGAGCCGCTGCCGGTGTACGGCGATGGCAAGCAGGTGCGTGACTGGCTGTTCGTGTCCGACCATTGCGAAGCGATTCGCACCGTGCTGGCCAAGGGCCAGGTCGGCGAGACCTACAACGTCGGTGGCAACTCGGAAAAGCAGAACATTGAGGTGGTGCAGGCCATCTGCGCGCTGCTGGACCAGCGCCGCCCGCGTGCGGACGGCCAGCCGCGCAGCAGCCAGATCACCTACGTCACCGATCGTCCTGGTCATGACCGCCGCTATGCGATCGATGCGTCCAAGCTGAAGAACGACCTGGGCTGGGAACCGGCCTACACCTTCGAGCAGGGCATCACCTTCACCGTCGACTGGTACCTGGACAACCAGGAATGGGTCAACGGCGTGCTCGACGGCAGCTACCGCCTGCAGCGCATCGGCACCGCAGCCTGA